From a region of the Constantimarinum furrinae genome:
- the coaE gene encoding dephospho-CoA kinase (Dephospho-CoA kinase (CoaE) performs the final step in coenzyme A biosynthesis.) — protein sequence MKIVGLTGGIGSGKTTVALMFKELGVPVYIADKEAKKLTNSSKIIKRKLIQLLGNAAYKDDALDSKFVADKIFNDAALLKATNEIIHPRVAKHFKRWASKQHTEYVIKEAAILFENGSYKYCDHTILVTAPKKTRLQRIIKRDHANVEAIEARMKNQWSDAKKMKLADFIIENIDLNKTESEVKKLHTLLCKKSR from the coding sequence TTGAAGATCGTAGGACTTACAGGGGGTATTGGAAGTGGAAAAACAACAGTTGCACTTATGTTTAAGGAGCTTGGTGTTCCGGTTTATATTGCAGACAAGGAGGCAAAGAAACTAACTAACTCCTCAAAAATAATTAAACGCAAACTTATTCAATTACTTGGAAATGCTGCTTACAAAGACGATGCACTTGATAGCAAGTTTGTTGCTGATAAAATCTTTAATGACGCAGCGTTGTTAAAAGCAACAAATGAGATCATACATCCCAGGGTTGCAAAACATTTTAAGCGCTGGGCTTCAAAACAGCATACGGAATATGTGATAAAAGAAGCAGCTATTCTATTTGAAAACGGAAGTTATAAATACTGTGATCACACGATTTTAGTAACTGCACCTAAAAAGACCCGCCTGCAGCGTATTATAAAACGGGATCACGCAAATGTGGAGGCAATCGAGGCCAGAATGAAGAATCAGTGGAGTGATGCAAAGAAGATGAAACTGGCCGATTTCATTATCGAAAATATAGACCTGAATAAGACAGAAAGCGAAGTAAAAAAACTTCATACTTTACTATGTAAAAAGTCAAGATAA
- a CDS encoding YbbR-like domain-containing protein, translating to MGNTYKRKYKTTKLRAFFLFLLVAIVFWGLAKFSNDYTATIVAPLEYTNIPPETTLSKDNLSELSFDLTANGFEFLLYKMKSPTVQIDVSDYYKPGDNIVVLSGSDLVKAITQQMDKSPTVNNVSVPELRIELVAITVKKIPVRVASELSFKDGYKAINGFEVEPDSITISGSLERLKMVDSIFTKKVFLKNIESDVTNEVLIDTAGYSGVFFNPLSVRYHLEVHEFTQKELNVPVQLTNAPSDTTIKIIPEMVTITFEVSVARFNEIEKGDFTLICDYAKRDAGENFMILELVDKPEGILNIEFSEKKIDYLVFK from the coding sequence ATGGGCAACACCTATAAACGTAAATATAAAACCACAAAGCTTCGTGCTTTTTTTTTATTCTTATTAGTGGCTATTGTCTTCTGGGGTCTTGCAAAATTTTCAAATGACTATACTGCTACCATAGTGGCTCCTTTGGAGTATACTAATATTCCTCCAGAGACGACACTTTCTAAAGATAATCTTTCTGAACTATCCTTCGATCTCACGGCGAATGGATTCGAATTTCTGCTATACAAAATGAAATCTCCAACAGTGCAAATCGATGTTTCAGATTATTATAAACCCGGAGACAATATTGTAGTTTTAAGCGGATCTGATCTTGTGAAAGCCATCACCCAGCAGATGGACAAAAGTCCAACTGTTAACAATGTTTCAGTTCCTGAGTTAAGGATCGAATTGGTTGCTATTACGGTAAAAAAGATCCCGGTAAGAGTTGCGTCGGAGCTTAGTTTTAAAGATGGGTATAAAGCTATAAACGGCTTTGAAGTTGAACCCGATTCAATTACAATTTCGGGTTCATTGGAGCGGCTTAAGATGGTCGATAGTATTTTTACGAAAAAGGTATTCTTAAAAAATATTGAAAGTGATGTAACTAATGAAGTATTGATTGATACGGCAGGTTATAGTGGGGTTTTTTTTAATCCCCTAAGTGTGAGATACCACTTAGAAGTTCATGAGTTTACTCAAAAAGAACTCAATGTGCCCGTACAGCTAACCAATGCACCTTCCGATACTACGATTAAAATAATTCCAGAAATGGTAACCATCACTTTCGAGGTATCGGTAGCGCGGTTTAACGAAATTGAAAAAGGAGACTTTACGCTAATTTGTGACTACGCTAAAAGAGATGCCGGTGAAAATTTTATGATACTCGAACTGGTTGATAAACCGGAAGGGATACTGAATATAGAATTCAGTGAAAAGAAAATCGATTATCTCGTTTTTAAATAA
- a CDS encoding glycosyltransferase, giving the protein MALSYSFVIPVYNRPQEIKELLESFVLISFNQPFEIVIVEDGSTLSSEEVVKQYRSKLNISYYSKPNSGPGASRNYGMERATGNYFIILDSDCLLPEHYLATVNDFLERQYHDCYGGADAAHRSFSPLQKAINYVMTSFFTTGGIRGSEKSISNFEPRSFNMGISKAAFEKTGGFAKIHPGEDPDLSQRILKAGFKTTFIPNAYVFHKRRISWNKFYTQVTKFGLVRPILNSWHPRAAKITFWLPSLFLMFVVFSVFSTIFFSKWCIAPLLFYVLLIFFDAALKNKSIKIGLLAVVALFVQFFGYGMAFLRSSYYIGLLKKDPVKQFPKLFFK; this is encoded by the coding sequence ATGGCGCTTTCCTATTCTTTTGTTATCCCTGTATATAACAGGCCCCAGGAAATAAAGGAACTTCTGGAAAGTTTCGTTTTAATTTCATTCAATCAACCCTTTGAAATTGTTATTGTTGAGGACGGTTCGACGCTTTCTTCCGAGGAAGTAGTTAAACAATACAGATCTAAACTCAATATTTCATATTATTCTAAACCAAACTCAGGTCCGGGAGCATCCCGAAATTATGGGATGGAACGAGCTACCGGAAATTACTTTATTATATTGGATTCAGATTGTTTGCTGCCCGAACATTATTTGGCTACGGTTAATGACTTTTTGGAAAGGCAGTATCACGACTGCTATGGGGGTGCCGATGCCGCTCATCGAAGCTTTAGTCCGTTGCAAAAGGCAATTAATTATGTGATGACATCCTTCTTTACTACAGGGGGAATTAGGGGTAGTGAAAAAAGTATTTCTAATTTTGAACCCCGTAGTTTTAATATGGGAATTTCAAAGGCAGCGTTCGAAAAAACAGGAGGATTTGCTAAAATTCATCCCGGTGAGGATCCCGATCTTTCTCAGCGAATTCTAAAGGCCGGTTTTAAAACAACATTTATCCCCAACGCCTATGTGTTTCATAAACGCAGGATTTCTTGGAATAAATTTTATACTCAGGTAACGAAATTTGGCTTGGTAAGACCTATACTCAACTCCTGGCATCCGAGAGCTGCTAAAATAACTTTCTGGCTTCCTTCGCTCTTCTTAATGTTCGTAGTATTCTCTGTTTTTAGTACCATATTTTTCAGTAAATGGTGTATTGCTCCCTTGCTTTTTTATGTGCTTTTAATATTCTTTGATGCTGCCTTAAAAAATAAGAGCATAAAAATTGGACTGCTGGCAGTTGTGGCACTTTTCGTTCAGTTTTTCGGTTATGGCATGGCTTTTTTAAGATCCAGTTATTATATAGGGCTACTGAAGAAAGATCCAGTGAAACAGTTTCCGAAATTATTTTTTAAGTAA
- a CDS encoding T9SS type A sorting domain-containing protein yields MKKITLLLFLMVCSFGFAQSVGPVTAASLSSNYQSTSVNQNTTNSSSMAIDYTLDQAGTFNPIDISVSGTEVTLGDDDGTGPISMGFTFNFIGNDYTDIYISSNGYLTFDPADVTDLSDDAIPNATLPNNIIAVAWDDLDPGNGGQPAMNVVRYSTEGTAPNRIFIVEYFNVDQFPSGNNVTTQAQLYEGTNVIEIHTTTKPDDGGPSTQGIENFDGTDGLAVPNRNNQNWAITNDFVAFIPNTTSAGNWTVTVEDTVNFGDEVAWELRDNGGVVLLSGGPYGAPPYSDTQMVTTSNEPLEFFITAMNGPFLDNTPNYTISCGGNVIVSGQLAPGSQTTESGLVCGGGGGATCGTTVPNYTNSINTLNGTPSQNFPNPTNDPFDSEAADDFVIPLAPSMAAAICEVSITGISSAAGFPADPNSLVTLNIYSNAGGIPGSIIYTEDFPGPALDPGNTGSFILSPTGAVNLVGGETYWMSVVATLDFALAGQWFWSTASDGNDGPYQWQNPGGGFATPCTTWGSGQTACGVGGGTGPDLMMDISFVEVPTSDQCAGALPVACGDVVVGTTADNTDQGGVTAAPDEWYSFTGSGTQEFVTLSFCGGGTTYDSRVAVYDACGGTLVVDNDDFCGLQSQVTFLSDGTTTYVIAVEGFGTSSGAFSMAVTCEPIAPNDECANAQTIACGETLLGTTRTAFFDPAAPVCTTPITAPGVWYTFEDTSGLITDYTVSLCDGGTAYDSKITVYEGTCGALACVDDNDDSCGLQSEVSWQGDGSTTYYILVHGFGSAQGDFSINLACTPVPPPNDMIVNSIDVDEIGFPYTDPAVAMPAATTENGNPTGCAIDGANGVWYNFVAAGNGTATASIVSPAGASFIVFYKAPDENAVETDLEYFFQVGNQCAPGTTANITTEAGQAYYLFVVNTGGITDIVIDGTNLGTADNTIEGFSYYPNPANEILNLSSIEMIDSVSIYNILGQQVLGMDVNATRSELNVSSLTTGTYIMKVSVNGEIGTYKILKE; encoded by the coding sequence ATGAAAAAAATTACATTACTACTCTTTTTGATGGTATGTTCTTTCGGTTTTGCTCAGAGTGTTGGCCCCGTAACAGCGGCATCACTCAGTTCAAATTACCAAAGTACATCTGTAAATCAGAACACAACCAATTCAAGTTCCATGGCCATAGACTATACGTTGGACCAAGCAGGAACTTTTAATCCAATCGACATCTCTGTCTCCGGAACGGAAGTTACTTTGGGAGATGATGATGGTACCGGCCCTATATCCATGGGCTTTACATTTAATTTTATTGGAAACGATTATACCGATATCTACATTTCATCCAATGGATATTTAACGTTCGATCCTGCAGACGTAACAGATCTATCTGATGACGCTATTCCTAATGCAACACTGCCTAATAATATAATAGCGGTTGCATGGGATGATCTTGATCCCGGAAACGGCGGTCAGCCCGCGATGAATGTTGTTCGCTACTCCACTGAAGGAACTGCTCCTAACAGAATATTTATCGTTGAATATTTTAATGTAGATCAATTTCCTTCCGGAAATAATGTAACTACACAAGCTCAGCTGTATGAAGGAACAAATGTGATCGAAATTCATACTACGACTAAACCCGATGATGGTGGTCCATCGACTCAGGGAATTGAAAATTTTGACGGAACTGACGGACTTGCTGTTCCAAATCGTAATAATCAAAACTGGGCAATTACGAACGACTTTGTAGCTTTTATTCCCAACACAACCAGTGCAGGTAACTGGACAGTAACTGTTGAAGACACTGTTAACTTTGGTGATGAAGTTGCATGGGAGCTTAGAGATAATGGAGGTGTAGTGTTGTTGAGTGGAGGTCCTTATGGCGCACCACCTTATAGTGATACGCAAATGGTCACAACTTCTAATGAACCTTTGGAATTTTTTATCACGGCTATGAATGGTCCATTCCTAGATAATACCCCTAACTATACAATTTCCTGTGGTGGAAATGTTATTGTTTCGGGTCAGTTAGCTCCGGGATCTCAAACTACCGAATCAGGTTTGGTTTGCGGTGGTGGTGGCGGAGCTACCTGTGGAACTACAGTTCCAAACTATACGAACTCAATAAATACTTTAAATGGAACTCCATCTCAGAATTTTCCAAACCCTACCAATGATCCTTTTGACAGTGAAGCCGCAGATGATTTTGTCATTCCTTTAGCTCCTTCTATGGCAGCAGCTATTTGCGAAGTATCTATTACAGGAATTAGTTCGGCCGCAGGATTTCCTGCAGATCCTAATTCATTAGTTACATTAAATATTTACAGTAATGCCGGAGGTATTCCCGGATCAATAATTTATACTGAAGATTTCCCAGGCCCGGCCCTAGATCCCGGAAATACGGGAAGTTTTATACTTTCACCTACCGGAGCAGTTAATTTGGTTGGCGGTGAAACATACTGGATGAGCGTAGTTGCTACTTTGGATTTTGCTCTGGCGGGACAATGGTTCTGGTCTACTGCATCCGATGGTAATGATGGCCCATATCAATGGCAAAATCCGGGTGGCGGATTTGCAACTCCTTGTACCACATGGGGATCGGGACAAACTGCCTGTGGTGTAGGTGGTGGTACAGGTCCGGATCTTATGATGGACATCAGCTTTGTTGAAGTACCAACCAGTGATCAATGCGCAGGAGCCTTACCGGTTGCCTGTGGTGATGTGGTCGTAGGAACTACAGCAGATAATACAGATCAGGGAGGTGTAACGGCTGCTCCGGATGAGTGGTATTCATTTACCGGTTCGGGTACTCAGGAATTTGTTACCCTATCGTTCTGTGGCGGAGGAACGACTTATGATTCCCGAGTTGCTGTTTACGATGCCTGTGGAGGAACCCTTGTGGTGGATAACGACGATTTTTGTGGGTTACAATCTCAGGTTACCTTCCTTTCAGACGGTACTACCACGTATGTAATCGCTGTAGAAGGATTCGGAACCAGTTCCGGAGCTTTTAGTATGGCCGTTACCTGCGAACCTATTGCACCTAATGATGAATGCGCAAATGCACAAACTATAGCTTGTGGAGAAACACTGCTGGGGACAACAAGAACTGCGTTCTTTGATCCTGCTGCTCCTGTTTGTACCACTCCTATTACAGCACCGGGTGTATGGTATACCTTCGAAGATACTAGTGGTTTAATTACCGATTATACAGTTTCCCTATGTGATGGTGGAACGGCTTATGACAGTAAGATAACAGTGTATGAAGGTACATGTGGTGCCCTAGCTTGTGTGGATGATAACGACGATTCTTGTGGATTACAGTCTGAAGTGTCATGGCAAGGAGACGGTAGTACAACCTACTATATCTTAGTTCACGGATTCGGATCTGCACAAGGAGACTTCTCGATCAATCTGGCGTGTACTCCGGTACCTCCACCAAACGATATGATCGTGAACTCTATTGATGTTGACGAGATAGGATTCCCTTATACCGATCCTGCCGTTGCCATGCCTGCTGCTACTACCGAGAATGGTAACCCAACGGGTTGTGCCATCGACGGTGCAAACGGTGTATGGTATAACTTTGTTGCAGCCGGAAACGGAACAGCTACTGCCTCTATCGTTTCTCCAGCAGGAGCGAGTTTTATAGTATTCTATAAGGCTCCGGATGAGAACGCAGTTGAAACCGATCTGGAATATTTCTTCCAGGTAGGAAACCAGTGTGCTCCGGGAACCACGGCTAATATTACAACTGAAGCGGGTCAGGCATACTACTTATTTGTAGTGAATACCGGCGGAATTACCGATATAGTGATCGATGGTACTAATTTAGGTACAGCCGATAATACTATAGAAGGATTCAGTTATTATCCAAACCCTGCTAATGAAATTTTAAATCTGTCTTCGATCGAGATGATCGATTCTGTATCGATTTACAACATATTGGGTCAGCAAGTACTCGGAATGGATGTAAATGCTACACGCAGTGAGTTAAATGTTTCCTCACTCACCACAGGAACTTACATTATGAAAGTTTCAGTGAATGGAGAAATAGGAACTTACAAGATTTTGAAAGAGTAA
- a CDS encoding T9SS type A sorting domain-containing protein, with the protein MKKITLVLWCFLIGFSSSLLAQDYYPEEQARILANSTESNQTVNSSQIDELLERLNSVDSQDTRDGSLDLFTDAERAVLSAYFTQQRSSMAPCDFAIPITSGTFTNQPLVCHTVDQLNSTTTTMCPTDANTGTAIPTQYGNGLEALYSYTPATDGPVTITVDNTSWTAIFVYDGCPEGGGTCVAGTRSTTTTRTLNFNVVANTEYFIWIDSWPAPASPCVEGGQIGNFNGPEPVSGGGSNNWTVTVEDTVNFGDEVAWELRDNGGVVLLSGGPYGAPPYSDTQMVTTSNEPLEFFITAMNGTFLDNTPNYTISCGGNVVVSGQLAPGSQTTESGLVCGGGGGGMDEVFAFDAGFCSDDMGTFSLGGPYNINTVGTSTTAIFAGDYDGTGTLYALDNGALTLITIDPSNGAETTVGPLTNILAGHGTRGLAWNYANSTMYALTGSGDAHTIYTVDLATGTLTEVGTSNIPGGLGIWLAIDNNGDAYMAELANDSLWSVDLANATFTEIGPLGIAINFAQDADFDPVSNVLYMGAYVGGGINQFGTVDTTTGAFTGLGTVNSDCAELGIVAIAGTPIPPVTNDECAGATPVMCGDIVVGTTADNTDTGGESAAPDEWYSFTGTGAQEIVTLSFCNGGTTYDSRVTVYDSCGGAVIVTNDDFCGLQSQVSFLSDGTSTYVIAVEGFAAASVGPFSMEVTCQAIAANDECINAQTIACGETLLGSTLNALFDPTAPVCTTPITAPGVWYTFEDTSGLITDYTVSLCDGGTAYDSKITVYSGDCGTLTCVGDNDDSCGLQSEVSWQGDGSTTYYILVHGFGSAQGDFSINLACTPVPPPNDMIVNSIDVDEIGFPYTDPAVAMPAATTENGNPTGCAIDGANGVWYNFVAAGNGTATASIVSPAGASFIVFYKAPDENAVETDLEYFFQVGNQCAPGTTANITTEAGQAYYLFVVNTGGITDIVIDGTNLGTADNTIEGFSYYPNPANEVLNLSSIEMIDSVSIYNILGQQVLGMDVNATRSELNVSSLTTGTYIMKVSVNGEIGTYQIIKE; encoded by the coding sequence ATGAAAAAAATTACGCTAGTATTATGGTGCTTTTTGATTGGATTTTCATCTAGTCTTTTAGCACAAGATTATTATCCGGAAGAGCAAGCACGGATTTTAGCAAATTCTACTGAATCGAACCAAACTGTAAATTCATCACAAATAGATGAATTACTTGAACGTTTAAATTCAGTGGATTCTCAAGATACCAGAGATGGGTCTTTAGATTTATTTACCGATGCTGAAAGAGCAGTATTGAGTGCGTATTTTACGCAGCAAAGAAGTTCAATGGCTCCCTGTGATTTTGCGATCCCAATAACCTCGGGAACATTTACAAATCAGCCACTTGTGTGCCACACTGTAGATCAATTAAATTCTACCACTACTACAATGTGTCCTACAGATGCCAATACGGGGACGGCAATCCCAACCCAGTATGGAAATGGTCTTGAAGCACTTTATTCTTATACACCAGCTACCGACGGTCCGGTAACCATAACAGTAGATAATACTTCATGGACAGCAATCTTTGTGTATGATGGTTGTCCTGAAGGAGGAGGAACTTGTGTCGCAGGAACTAGATCAACTACCACCACAAGAACACTAAACTTTAATGTGGTAGCCAACACCGAGTACTTTATCTGGATCGATTCCTGGCCTGCACCTGCAAGTCCGTGTGTGGAAGGTGGTCAGATAGGTAATTTTAATGGTCCGGAACCTGTAAGCGGTGGTGGAAGTAACAATTGGACAGTAACTGTTGAAGATACTGTTAATTTCGGTGACGAAGTTGCCTGGGAGCTTAGAGATAACGGAGGTGTTGTTTTGTTAAGTGGAGGTCCTTACGGAGCACCACCTTATAGTGATACGCAAATGGTGACCACTTCTAATGAACCGTTAGAATTTTTTATAACGGCTATGAATGGTACATTCTTAGATAATACGCCTAACTATACAATTTCCTGTGGAGGAAACGTAGTTGTTTCGGGACAATTAGCACCCGGTTCCCAAACTACCGAATCAGGCTTAGTCTGCGGTGGCGGAGGCGGTGGAATGGATGAAGTCTTTGCTTTTGATGCAGGATTTTGTTCAGACGATATGGGAACTTTTTCTTTAGGAGGACCATATAATATTAACACCGTAGGAACTTCTACTACAGCTATTTTTGCTGGTGATTATGATGGTACAGGAACTTTATACGCTCTAGATAATGGCGCACTTACATTAATTACTATTGACCCGTCTAATGGAGCCGAAACTACGGTTGGACCGCTAACCAATATATTAGCAGGTCATGGAACGAGAGGATTGGCATGGAATTACGCGAATAGTACCATGTATGCCTTGACCGGTTCGGGTGATGCCCATACCATTTATACCGTTGATCTCGCTACAGGAACTTTAACTGAAGTGGGAACATCCAATATTCCGGGTGGACTCGGAATATGGCTGGCTATCGACAATAACGGAGATGCATATATGGCCGAACTGGCCAACGACAGTCTATGGAGTGTGGATCTTGCCAATGCCACTTTTACCGAAATTGGTCCCTTAGGCATTGCAATTAACTTTGCACAGGATGCCGATTTCGATCCGGTTTCTAATGTACTTTATATGGGAGCCTATGTTGGAGGAGGAATCAATCAATTCGGTACGGTAGATACTACTACAGGTGCTTTTACGGGATTAGGAACTGTTAATTCAGACTGTGCGGAACTTGGTATTGTTGCTATTGCCGGAACCCCGATACCACCAGTAACAAACGATGAATGTGCCGGAGCTACTCCAGTAATGTGTGGAGATATAGTTGTTGGAACTACCGCAGATAATACAGATACAGGTGGTGAAAGCGCAGCACCGGATGAGTGGTATTCATTTACAGGAACAGGAGCTCAGGAAATAGTTACCTTATCATTCTGTAATGGAGGAACAACTTACGATTCGAGAGTTACCGTTTATGATTCTTGTGGTGGCGCAGTAATCGTTACCAACGATGATTTTTGTGGACTTCAGTCTCAGGTTTCTTTCTTATCAGACGGAACATCAACGTATGTGATCGCTGTTGAAGGTTTTGCCGCAGCTAGCGTAGGTCCTTTCAGTATGGAGGTGACTTGTCAGGCTATAGCAGCTAACGACGAGTGTATTAACGCACAAACGATTGCTTGTGGTGAAACGCTACTTGGTTCTACATTAAACGCATTGTTCGATCCAACAGCACCTGTTTGTACCACTCCTATTACAGCACCGGGTGTATGGTATACCTTCGAAGATACAAGTGGTTTAATTACCGATTATACAGTTTCCCTATGTGATGGTGGAACGGCTTATGACAGTAAAATAACTGTGTATTCCGGAGATTGTGGAACTCTTACCTGTGTTGGAGATAACGACGATTCTTGTGGATTACAGTCTGAAGTGTCATGGCAAGGAGACGGTAGTACAACCTACTATATCTTAGTTCACGGATTCGGATCTGCACAAGGAGACTTCTCGATCAATCTGGCGTGTACTCCGGTACCTCCACCAAACGATATGATCGTGAACTCTATTGATGTTGACGAGATAGGATTCCCTTATACCGATCCTGCCGTTGCCATGCCTGCTGCTACTACCGAGAATGGTAACCCAACGGGTTGTGCCATCGACGGTGCAAACGGTGTATGGTATAACTTTGTTGCAGCCGGAAACGGAACAGCTACTGCCTCTATCGTTTCTCCAGCAGGAGCGAGTTTTATAGTATTCTATAAGGCTCCGGATGAGAACGCAGTTGAAACCGATCTGGAATATTTCTTCCAGGTAGGAAACCAGTGTGCTCCGGGAACCACGGCTAATATTACAACTGAAGCGGGTCAGGCATACTACTTATTTGTAGTGAATACCGGCGGAATTACCGACATAGTGATCGATGGTACTAATTTAGGTACAGCCGATAATACTATAGAAGGATTCAGTTATTATCCAAACCCTGCCAATGAGGTTCTAAATCTGTCTTCGATCGAGATGATCGATTCTGTATCGATTTACAACATATTGGGTCAGCAAGTACTCGGAATGGATGTAAATGCTACACGCAGTGAGTTAAATGTTTCCTCACTCACCACAGGAACTTACATTATGAAAGTTTCAGTGAATGGAGAAATAGGAACCTATCAGATTATAAAGGAGTAG
- a CDS encoding enoyl-ACP reductase FabI, which translates to MSYNLLKGKRGIIFGALDENSIAWKTAERVHEEGGVFVLTNAPIAMRMGQINQLAEKTNSEIVPADATNLEDLENLVERSMEILGGKIDFVLHSIGMSVNVRKGKHYTDQNYDWTHKGWDVSAGSFHKTMQVLYQKDAMNEWGSIVALTYMAAQRVFPDYNDMADNKAYLESIARSFGYFFGKDKKVRVNTISQSPTPTTAGQGVKGFDGFIAYAEKMSPLGNATAEDCANYTIAMFSDLTKRVTLQNLYNDGGFSNMGVSDAVMDAFVKNQ; encoded by the coding sequence ATGTCTTACAATCTATTAAAAGGAAAACGCGGAATTATCTTTGGAGCACTGGATGAAAACTCTATTGCGTGGAAAACAGCGGAACGGGTTCATGAAGAAGGAGGAGTCTTTGTATTGACTAACGCTCCAATAGCCATGCGTATGGGGCAAATAAATCAGTTGGCCGAAAAGACAAATTCTGAAATTGTCCCTGCAGATGCCACAAACCTCGAAGATCTTGAAAATCTAGTAGAACGGTCGATGGAGATTCTGGGGGGAAAAATAGATTTTGTGCTTCATTCTATAGGGATGTCAGTAAATGTTCGAAAAGGAAAACACTATACCGATCAAAATTACGATTGGACACATAAAGGATGGGATGTTTCGGCAGGATCATTTCACAAGACCATGCAGGTGTTGTATCAAAAGGATGCCATGAATGAATGGGGGAGTATAGTTGCGCTAACCTATATGGCTGCGCAACGTGTTTTTCCGGACTATAATGATATGGCCGATAACAAGGCATACCTGGAATCGATAGCACGTAGTTTTGGATATTTCTTCGGAAAAGATAAAAAAGTAAGAGTGAATACGATCTCTCAGTCACCAACCCCTACCACCGCCGGACAGGGAGTTAAAGGATTTGATGGCTTTATTGCCTATGCCGAAAAAATGTCACCATTAGGCAATGCAACTGCCGAAGATTGTGCCAATTATACCATTGCCATGTTTAGCGATTTAACCAAAAGAGTCACTCTTCAAAATTTATACAATGACGGAGGTTTTTCGAATATGGGGGTAAGTGATGCCGTCATGGATGCCTTTGTAAAAAATCAATAA